One stretch of Sphingomonas rosea DNA includes these proteins:
- a CDS encoding GNAT family N-acetyltransferase, whose protein sequence is MADRDPAEIRIADSMLAIDPVEWDRLAGSADPFLSHAFLAALESSGSATGQTGWTPLPLTVSQGGAVVGAAPAYLKTHSQGEYIFDHAWADAWERAGGNYYPKLLIAVPFTPVVGPRLLGQAPELVLAGAEALTTQNQLSSAHINFLIEAEADIAERRGWLVRHGIQYHFVDRGYGDFEGFLAACSSRKRKTIRKERAAAREGLTFRHLRGAEIGAADMDAMWRFYQDTGSRKWGRPYLTRDFFGSAVARLGDQLLLFLAERDGHPIAGALNWVGSDTLYGRYWGCSEDVPFLHFELCYYQAIDWALANGRTTVQAGAQGEHKLARGYEPVTTLSAHFLPDPGFRSAVADFLVRERTAVANEIAALREELPFRKEG, encoded by the coding sequence ATGGCTGATCGTGACCCCGCCGAAATCCGAATCGCCGATTCGATGCTCGCCATTGATCCGGTCGAGTGGGATCGGCTGGCGGGATCGGCCGACCCTTTCCTGTCGCACGCCTTCCTCGCCGCGCTCGAATCGTCGGGCAGTGCGACGGGGCAGACCGGCTGGACTCCGCTTCCACTGACCGTCTCTCAAGGCGGAGCGGTGGTCGGCGCCGCACCGGCCTATCTCAAGACGCACAGCCAAGGCGAATATATCTTCGACCACGCCTGGGCCGACGCATGGGAGCGGGCGGGGGGCAATTATTATCCCAAGCTCCTGATCGCGGTCCCCTTCACCCCCGTGGTCGGGCCACGCCTCCTCGGCCAGGCACCCGAGCTGGTGCTCGCCGGGGCCGAGGCACTCACCACGCAGAATCAGCTGTCGTCGGCGCACATCAATTTCCTGATCGAGGCCGAGGCCGACATCGCCGAGCGACGCGGCTGGCTGGTCCGCCACGGCATCCAGTATCATTTCGTTGATCGCGGCTATGGCGACTTCGAGGGGTTCCTCGCCGCCTGCAGCAGCCGCAAGCGCAAGACGATCCGCAAGGAGCGCGCCGCCGCGCGCGAGGGACTGACCTTCCGCCACCTGCGCGGCGCGGAGATTGGCGCGGCCGACATGGACGCGATGTGGCGCTTCTATCAGGACACGGGCAGCCGCAAATGGGGCCGGCCCTACCTCACCCGCGACTTCTTCGGATCGGCGGTGGCGCGGCTCGGCGACCAGCTGCTGCTGTTCCTCGCCGAGCGCGACGGCCATCCCATCGCCGGGGCGCTCAACTGGGTCGGGAGCGATACGCTCTACGGGCGCTACTGGGGATGCAGCGAGGATGTGCCCTTCCTGCATTTCGAGCTGTGCTACTATCAGGCGATCGACTGGGCGCTGGCCAATGGCCGCACGACCGTCCAGGCCGGCGCGCAGGGCGAGCACAAGCTTGCCCGCGGCTATGAGCCCGTGACGACCCTCAGCGCGCACTTCCTTCCCGATCCGGGCTTCCGCTCGGCCGTCGCCGACTTCCTCGTGCGCGAGCGGACCGCGGTGGCCAATGAGATCGCCGCGCTCCGCGAAGAACTCCCGTTCCGCAAGGAAGGATAG
- a CDS encoding cold-shock protein — translation MGYDRGRKGDRGGRGRDKGDFGGSGGDFGGGGFGGGDFGGGGFGGGDRFGGGGGGGYRGGGGGGYGGGGGGGGYRGGGGGGYGGGGGDRFGGGGGGGGFGGGGGGGFGGGGGGGGGMPPQVVGEGKGIVKFFNPQKGFGFIVRDDGGEDVFVHISAVEQAGLTDLADGQPLEFTLVDRGGRVSATNLRIDGEPIAVERAEAAAPQRQLTGEKATGTVKFFNAMKGFGFIQRDDGQPDAFVHISAVERAGMASLNEGDKLEFELEVDRRGKHAAVNLSPLQN, via the coding sequence ATGGGTTACGATCGAGGGCGTAAGGGCGACCGGGGCGGTCGCGGACGCGACAAGGGTGATTTCGGCGGCAGCGGCGGTGACTTCGGTGGCGGCGGCTTCGGCGGCGGCGACTTTGGTGGCGGCGGCTTCGGTGGCGGTGACCGGTTCGGCGGCGGCGGTGGCGGTGGCTATCGCGGCGGTGGTGGCGGCGGCTACGGTGGCGGCGGCGGTGGCGGTGGCTATCGCGGCGGCGGTGGCGGCGGTTACGGCGGCGGTGGCGGCGATCGCTTCGGCGGCGGTGGTGGTGGCGGTGGCTTCGGCGGCGGCGGCGGCGGCGGCTTCGGCGGCGGCGGCGGCGGCGGCGGCGGAATGCCCCCCCAGGTCGTCGGCGAGGGCAAGGGCATCGTCAAGTTCTTCAACCCGCAGAAGGGCTTCGGCTTCATCGTCCGTGACGATGGCGGCGAGGACGTCTTCGTGCACATCTCGGCCGTCGAGCAGGCGGGTCTCACCGACCTCGCCGATGGTCAGCCGCTCGAGTTCACGCTCGTCGACCGCGGTGGTCGCGTTTCGGCGACCAATCTGCGCATCGACGGCGAGCCGATCGCGGTTGAGCGTGCGGAAGCCGCTGCGCCGCAGCGTCAGCTGACCGGCGAAAAGGCGACCGGGACGGTCAAGTTCTTCAACGCGATGAAGGGCTTCGGCTTCATTCAGCGCGACGACGGGCAGCCCGACGCGTTCGTGCACATCTCGGCCGTTGAGCGGGCGGGCATGGCCAGCCTCAACGAGGGCGACAAGCTCGAGTTCGAGCTCGAGGTCGATCGTCGCGGCAAGCATGCCGCGGTGAATCTCTCGCCGCTCCAGAACTAA
- a CDS encoding ribonuclease D translates to MAIHFHEEDLPGTDLFGPGPIAVDTEAMGLHPGRDRLCLVQLSDGSGDEHLVRFSPGSDYAAPNLKALLGDPNRLKLYHFARFDIAIMRYYLGIMAAPLYCTRTASRLVRTYTDRHGLKELVKELLGQDLNKQQQTSDWGGPDLNDAQRDYAASDVRYLHALKEKLDVRLAREGRTALAQACFDFLPARAELDLAGWPEEDLFAHS, encoded by the coding sequence ATGGCCATCCATTTCCACGAAGAAGATCTCCCCGGAACCGACCTGTTCGGGCCCGGTCCGATCGCCGTCGACACCGAGGCGATGGGCCTTCACCCCGGCCGCGATCGGCTGTGCCTCGTGCAATTGTCGGACGGGTCGGGCGACGAGCATCTCGTGCGCTTCTCGCCGGGAAGCGACTATGCCGCGCCCAACCTCAAGGCGCTGTTGGGCGATCCGAACCGCCTGAAGCTCTATCATTTCGCCCGGTTCGATATCGCGATCATGCGATACTATCTGGGGATCATGGCCGCGCCGCTCTACTGCACCCGCACCGCTTCGCGACTGGTTCGGACCTACACCGACCGGCATGGCCTCAAGGAACTGGTCAAGGAACTGCTCGGACAGGACCTCAACAAGCAGCAGCAGACCAGCGACTGGGGCGGCCCCGACCTCAATGACGCCCAGCGCGACTATGCCGCGAGCGACGTGCGCTATCTCCACGCGCTGAAGGAAAAGCTCGACGTTCGGCTCGCCCGCGAAGGCCGCACCGCGCTCGCGCAGGCCTGCTTCGACTTCCTCCCCGCCCGGGCCGAGCTCGATCTCGCCGGCTGGCCGGAAGAGGATCTGTTCGCGCACAGCTGA